Sequence from the Clostridium butyricum genome:
TTCTCATTACTCCATTCATATCTAGATAATACCACTTACCTTCATATTCAACCCAGCCAGTTCTCATCATTCCATCATTTCCTAGGTAATATGTATTTCCGCCTTCATTAATCCAGCCAGTTTTCATATTGCCTCTGCCATTAAAATAGAAATATGAGTCATAGTTCATATCAAAAAACCATGTATTTTTCAAAGGTTGTCCAACAGCATCATTATATCGCCATCTTCCATTTACAATTACCCATTGATTAGGTTTAAGTACAGAGTTTATTGAATCAGATACATTAGGTGTTACAGGTATTCCTCTATAAATATTCAACACATATGTTGATTTTCTTTTTGTTTCATCATCAACTACATCTAAAGTAATTGTGTATTTACCTATGCCCTTAAATTTTAATGATAAAGAATTGGTAAAGTCTAATTTATTACCATTAACAAATACACTATACTCATCACCAAAAGTTTCTACTTCAAGCTTAACCAACTGTCCATTTTCGTCACTTTCGATATTATAGTTCTTTTTATTAACAAAATAACCTATATTACTTTTATCAAGTGTAATATTCTTTAAATATACCTCATCTGCTCCACCTCTATAAATATATAAAGTATAAACTGTTTTATCTTGTGCAGATCCATATTTATCTTTATCATTTTGTACATCATCTTCAGAAAAATCATCATTATCTGTATATTCTTCTTCATTGTTATCATTATTTTTTATTACTTCGATAACGACCTTATTTTTTCCCATTTCAAGACTTAAATCCTTTTTGAATTTATCATCTTTTGTAATTACTTTTCCGTTTATTTTTATAATATCATTGTCATTTTCTGGTCTGGTTTTTACATATATATCTTCTACATCTTTATCTACATCAACTATATATTCGTATTTATCCTTAATAAATTCTATATCATAACCTAAACCCACATATATATCCTTTAGATAAGGCTTGTCTTCAATGTTTTTTGCATAAGCTTCCACACATGTTAAACTGCCTGATAACATTTCTATACCTATTAAGGAATATAATGCCAATACAGTTGCTGCAATGCCCTCTCTTAATTTTCTCATTCTTCCTCTCCTTATTATGCATTCATAAGTTTATGTTAACACTATACACTAAACCTGTAAACCTCCATAAAAAAGCTTTAACTTAAATTTTTCTTAATAATTCCTTAAAAAACTTATAGTCAATTCACATCCTTAACTGACTAAATTACACAATTCTCACTATTATCAATTTATAGTTATACTTGTCAAATATACTATTAGTAATTTGGGTTCCAAATCAAAATATGTTCTATGTTATTTATGATTAAAAAAATTAATAAATTAAATTTTAATTCACAGAAATAATAAAGAAGGACTGTTACAAGATATCTTGTAACAGTCCATTTCTTATGCAGAATTTATATTGTTTTCACTAATATGCCTTACTTTGCACATTTAATATTTACAATACTATATTTATCTAAGAGTATGTTAGTGGTAATAATTAATACTTACTAATTATCTGATCCAAGCTCCGTTTGATCCTAACTTATAACCATCTACAGTTGTGTTTTTAGCCATAGCTCCGTTTGATTGTAAGTAGTACCAGTTTCCATCAGTATCTAATAACCAACCAGTTTTCATTGAACCATTTGAGTTTAAGTAGTACCAAGTTCCATTGTCATTTAACCAACCAGTCTTCATAGCTCCGTTTGATTGTAAGTAGTACCAAGTTCCGTTGTCATTTAACCAACCAGTTTGCATAGCTCCCTTGTATCCGTTTGATACTGGGTTTAAGTAGTACCAAGTTCCGTTAACATTTACCCAACCTGTTTGCATAACTCCGTTAGCATTGAAGTAGTACCAAGTTGATCCATCTAATAACCATCCTGTAGTCTTAGTTCCATCAGCCTTGTTGTATGACCAAGTTCCATCTGCGTTAGTAACCCATCCAGCTTTAGTTTCTTCTTTATCGCCTTCATCTGTTCCATTACCATCTTTAGTTTGAACTGTAGCGAATACTTCGTTTTCTTTGTTCCAAGCGATTAAGTTGTTTTCGTCATATACATCTAAATGATCGATAGTTCTGTCACAAGTGTAAACTTCAACGAATTCTGTACCATTGAATTTGTAGATCTTACCTTTGTTTACAGCCCAAGTGTTTCCTTCAGCATCTATTGATACTGCATTTGCTCCACCTTCGATTTTTTCATCATCATCTTGATCTTTAACTGCTACATAAACGTCTAATTTCTTAGTTCCATCGTTCTTAGTAACTTTTTCTTTCTTTAACTTGATTGTATTAACATATACTTTTCCATCTTCGCTTACTGTTGTTACGTATATTGTATCTTTTATAACTCTTACCATGTTGTTTTCATCAAGTAATAATTCTTCAGCTTTTGCTGTATCATCATTATCTTTGTCAATGTAGAAGTTACTTGAGATTTCATATGAATCTACAGATTTTGGCATGTAAGCTCCATCTTTAGTATCTCCTTGAGCTTTAGAGATCTTTTGGATGTATGTTCTTGTTCCATCAGCTTCTCCAGCAATTGTAACATTTACTTTTGTTATAGCGTATAGGTAGCTGCTGTCTTGAGCTATTACCTTTGGAGCTTCTGCTAATGATACCATAGCATCATTCTTTTCTTTATCGAATTCAGTTACTCTTACAGCACTGTCAGTTGTTGAAACTGTCATGTTAGCTAATGCTGAAGCATCAATGTATTTTCCTGATTCATTAGCAAAACCGTATAATGTTTTGTCTGAATCTGCACTCTTAACTCCGTATGAGTACCAAACATCTCCAAATTGATTTCCAAGAACTTGTGCTATTTCATCGTTGTTTTCAAATACTATTTTATTGTTTACTGTAGCGTATCTGTCATCAGCTTTCTTTAATGTAGTTCTTAATTTTAATTCAACGTTGTTTCTTAAATCTTCAATACTTTCATCATCAAGAACTTTACCAGATGATAAATCTAATAAATAGTCTTCTCCATCGTTTTCTACTATTGTATATTTAGTTCCGTATTTTTCTGAACCAAATTCATAATCTTCATCATTTTCTAAGAATGAATCTTTTGTTCCGTTGTTGAAGTATAATCCGCTTTCATCATCATCAGTTAAATAACCGTCATAAACATATTTTCCATCACCGTAAGCAACTGCTGCATCGATGTTTCCTTCTTGTACTTCTAATTTTGCTGCAGCACTAGCTGATACTGCTGGTACTATTGAAGCAACTGCAGTTGCAGCTACCATTAATGCTGTTAATTTGTTCATTCTTTTTATCATATTCTTTTCCCCCTGAAATTTTTTCTTTCCCAAATTAGTCAATTCAATTACGTAGATGACACACCATACTAATTTCTCATACTGTCATATTTAAAATTATTTTATTTTTTCAATTTTAAACTTTTTTCTACATCTCTGTCGTTTTCTGTATGTCTCATCTATCGACAAACTTATAATAACATAGGGACATGTTTTTTAAAACACTTTTTTAATATAATTATAATTCCTATAAAACCTTTATATTCCTTTAAGTATAATTTTTCACTCTTAAAACGTTTTCTTTTTTCATTTTTATTCCTTTTAATACTTTTTTATTTATTTAAGTAATATATTTATATGAATAAAATACAAATTGCAAACTTTTTTATAAAAAATAGTAAAAAAACTGCTTCGTAAACTATGTATTTTTACTCCTTTAGAAATTATTAAAAAATTTTGTTACATTATAATATATATGTTGCAATGATTATTGTACATATAATCTCAAAAATCCTTTAAGGATTTTCACCTTAATTGTCAATTGCAATATATATATTTGAGAGGAGGAAAACAATTATTTTGTTTTCCTCCTCTCACACCACTGTGCGTACCGGTCTGGTACACAGCGGTTCTCTAAATTTGAATAAACATATTGATTTTAAATTATAATAGTAAAGTTAATAATTCAACATATATATCATGAATTAGCATAAAACGTATATGCTATTAATAACTCATAAATCATAAAATCCAGTAATGATTTTAGATTCAACTTTCGCTTATATAGTGTCAAATATTAATTGTTATATACTACTCTCTTCTAAGGGAGTCTACAGGATCAAGTCTCGATGCCTTTGCTGCTGGCATTACACCTGCAATAATACTTATAATTACACTTAAACATATACCAGTTATTATATGATTAGTATCTATTAAAAGTAAATCAACTGAAAAAATCTGTAATGACATTCTATTTATAAGTTTCATAATAACTATAGATATTCCAACTCCAGCTAGTCCACTAAATATACCTATTAGAAACGCTTCACTTACAAATATTCTTCTTATATCTTTTTTTCTAGCACCGACTGCCTTAAGTATTCCTATTTCTTTAATTCTTTCAACAACACTCATATACAGTACTACAAGTATCATTATTGAAGATACTACAAGTGATATTGCTGCAATTCCTGACAAAACATATGTTGTAATACTTATCATTTCATTAAATAGATTTGTCATCTGCTCTTGTGATGAACCCGTGTATCCCATTTCTTCAGCTTTTAATTTTATTCCATCTGTATAGTTTTCAGCACTACTTGTAATATATGCTGTGTTTGGCTTTAACTCTCGGTTATTTTGTGTATATATTTTTTCTAAATCAGAATAATTTATAAAAGCACATTTTATCATTGAATTAAAATCTCCATATGCACCTTCATATATTCCGCTCACAATAAATTCATTTTTAACTTTAGTCTCGCCTATAAGAATACTTAGCTTTACCTTTTGCCCAATAATATTTTCTCCTAATTTATCAGCAACAGATTTATTTATTAAGATTTCACCTTCTTTTGGAATATTTCCACTAGAAAGACTACTTTCAAGTATTCCAGAAGAAACTGTGGCAAGTCTTATTATATTGCATCCGCCATGATCTGTACTTACAGAATTTGCTCCCATGGCAATTACGTTATAACCTTTTTCAACACTATCAACATTTTCTATTGATTTTAACTTTTCAAAATCCTCTTCTTCAAAGGCTGTCCCACTATTCATTTTAGGTATATCTATTATGTTATCACTATCTTTAAATTCCTCATCGGCTTCTGGCATATTAACTTCAATAACAAGAGGATTTACATAATTGTCCATGGCATTATTAAAATATGTTTTTATTCCATTTCCAAAACCAAGCATTAAAACAACTCCCATTATTCCAATACTTGCTCCAAGTGATATTAAAATATTTCTAAGAAATTTTTCTTTCATATTAATAAGGGCTAATTTTACTGCACTAAACACACTTAGATTTTTATTTTTCCTTTTTATATGTAAATTACTATTTAATCTTTTTCCATTCTCATATTTTTCTCCATAACTTAAATCAGCCTCATACTCTTTTATCTGTTTATTCCTAATATCCTTTACTATTACCCCATCTTTTATCTCTACTATTCTATCTGCACATGATGCTACTTTTTCAGAATGAGTTACCATTATTACAAGTTTGCCTTCTTTAACAATTTCATTTATAAGATTTAAAATCTGATCTGTATTGTGTGAATCAAGGCTTCCTGTTGGCTCATCTGCTATTATTATGTGAGGATTATTAACCAAAGCACGTGCTATTGCAACCCTTTGCTTCTGTCCTCCTGATAACTTATCTGGCTTCTTATCTTCATATTTTTCAAGTCCTACCTTTTTTAATATTTCTCTGCCACTCTTTACTCTACTTGATTTTGAAGCTCCACTAATTATCATAGGTATAGTAACATTATCTAAAACAGATAAATGTGGTATAAGATTAAAACTTTGAAATATAAAGCCAACCTTGTCCTTTCTATAAATATCAAGTTGTTTTTGATTATATGTATTTATATTATTCCCTTCAACAATAATGTCACCACTATAGTCAGAGTCAAGCCCACCAATAAGGTTCATAAGAGTAGACTTTCCACTACCAGATTCACCAATAATAGCAATAAATTCTCCCCTTTCAAAAGAAATATCTATATCCTTAAGAGCATGGAATCTATTCTTCTTACTACCATCATAATATTTATTTATATTTTTTAATTGCACTAATTTCATCTATTTTTCTCCATAACAAATCTTTTCATATGTGTAGTCTTTTTATAGTGTTTTCCTCTTGCACTTGAAAATATAAAAAATAAAGTATTAGCAAGTATACCTCCACCAAAATCAATAAGAACATCCACTACACTTGATGTCCTGTTTTGAATGAAAATCTGAAAAAATTCATCTATAACAGCTACAAAGAGCACTGTAAACAGCGTATATATAAGTAAATTATTATCATCTATCTTAAAATATCTAAATGTAAAACATAAAACTATCCCCAATAAAAAAAACTCAAATGCATGAGCAATCTTTCTGACTATAAGGTTAAGTTCAGTTTCATTTACCTTATATAATAAAATTTCACCAGCTTTAGTCTTTGATACTACTTTAATTAAATTATTAACAACTTCCCTGCTTCTTGTGTTTGATACTGTAGATATCTGGCTTGAATTAAACAATATAAATCCAAAACACAAAAAACATATAGCTATTAATACAAATTTATTCTTCATCTCCACCTCCATTAAATTATTTTACTTTATTTTCTAATTATATCATATTAAGTCATTTTAATTATTTCTAATTTATTAAAATAAAAGTCGTGTACTATATACATTTACTAAATAAAGCTTTATCATAGAATTTTCTATTTTAAACTGGCTAATACTGAACACTAAAGAAATCTCATAGAATGTCGAAAAATAATTTGAAACAAAAGAAAAAAACGAAAAGGAGCTACAAATGAAAAAAGATAAAAAAAGCAAAAAATCAATTAGTATTCGAACGATGTTAATAGCTGGGACTTTACTGTTAGCCATAATTCCATCTCTAGTTATAAGTGTAATGTCAATATCAGTTACATCCAAAAATAATAAAAAGGATACTCAAGTTAATTCAGAACTATTAGCTAAAATAGGTGGTAATTATATTAATAGTGAAATGGAGTATTTTATAGACATATTAAATTCTGTATCTAATAATGAGGAATTTAGTACTTTAGATAATGAAATAGATAAAAATGTTCTTCAACATAAATTCGCAATGTTTTTAGATTCTGATTCTAACATATTAGACATTTACTACAGTGATATAAAGGGAAATATGATCCTTGGAACTGGAGAAAGCTTACCTGAAGATTATAAGGTATTAGAAAGACCTTGGTTTACAAAAACTATGAGTAGTAATGAGGAATACCTCATTTTTGATCCATATAAAGATAACTTAACAGAACATATGGTTATAAGTATATACAAGAAAATAGTAAGAAACGGACAAGCTTTAGGAGTGTTAGGTATTGATATTGATTTATCTGTGTTATCCGAATCATTATCATACATAAAATTAGGAGATGAAGGCCATTTAATAATCGTAGATAATGATGGTAGTATTATAGTCAGCAGTAATCACGATTTGGCTGGAAGTACAGAAGCCTCTGAGTATGAGAACTGGGATTATATTTCAAAAAATAGTTCAGGTTCAATAAATACGTCCTATGATAATACAAACTATAAAGTGTATTTTGAAACAGAAACATTAACTGGGTGGAAGGTATTAATTAAAATACCAGTATCTCAAATGAATGTGGTAAGAAATCAAGTTATAATAACTAATGTTATTGTCAGTGGATTTGTAATTATATTCTCAATATTAGTTGTTATTTTTTCTTCTATAAAAGTATCAAATCTAATTGTCGAAGTTAAGAATGCAATAAATAAAGCAGCAGATTGTCAATTTAATTTTAGATTTACAAGTAGTGGAAACAGTACTGAATTTAAAGAAGTTGAAACTAGTTTTAATAGAATGCAAGAAAATGTAACAAATTTAATTGCGCAAGTAAGTAATTCTATAGAACTTGTAAATAACAGCGCACAAGATTCAGTAACTATGGGTGAAAATATATTAACATCAATGAGTGATGTAAGTGAAACAATAAACCAGATAGCTGATGGAACGATGCATTCTTCAGGTGATTTAGAAGAAATATCATCTAATTTAGAAGTTTTATCTAACAATATGGATGGCATTAAAACTATAGTTGAAAATGTTACAAACAAAGCTATTGAAGCAAGCAAACTTGGTAAAGAAGGAATTAACATTTCTGATTTAGTAATTGATAAATCGAAACTAACAAAAGAAAGTACAGATAGTGTTAGCATTGTTGTTAAAAATGTTGCGGATAGTTTAAAAGAAATTGAAACAATGAATGAGACTATCGGAGCTATAACTGAACAAACTAATTTATTAGCATTAAATGCTGCAATTGAAGCTGCAAGAGCAGGGGAATCAGGAAAAGGTTTTGCCGTTGTAGCTGAAGAAATAAGAAAACTGGCAGAAGAAACTGCACTTTCTGCTAAGCAAATTAATGAGATTATTAAAAATATAAAAAGTAATACTGAAATCACAGTTGAAAAAGTTAATGATACAAGTAAAAATGTTGTTGATCAAGAAGAAGCTATAATAAAATCACAAAAGATTTTCTCAAATATTATAGATTCAGTTAATGAATTAAATTCAGGTGTTGGAGAAATATTTAATAATATTTCTAAAATAAACACTATGAAAGATAGTGTAGTTGTACAAGTTGCTAAACTTTCAGTAACTTTAGAAGAAACGGCTGCAGGTTCAGAAGAAGTTGCAAGTTTATCAGAAGAAGTTACTAAAGCAGCTTCTGAAAATAAAGAAAAATTTAGTGAATTAGGAAACTCAGTGAAAGAATTAGAAAATCAAATAACTGAATTTAAAATATAAATCAAAAGAACCTTCGTGAAATATACGAAGGTTCTTTCTTTATAACTTTACTCCGAAAAATTTTATACCCGTTAAGTTTTGGAATATCTATAATTTCTAGACCTCTCGGGTGCTACTGAGGGAACTTGTGACTGAAGTTGCTCTCGCATACTAAAATAATACCTCTCCTGCATTATAGCAAGCAAGATGATACTCTGGTGATTCATAATAAAAAGAAGAATTATAATTATCCATTATCTTTTCTATCCATGAATTATAAACTTCAAACAATGTATCTATTAATAATTCTTTATTTATATTCATAATTAATCGTGCATATATTTCCCCAATTTCCCAATAAGAAGGTATTTTGTATTTACAACGTGATATCTTATCATATGTTCCTACTTCAATTTCATTATCTTTAATAAGATCATAAGAAATTTTATCTGGGTTTTCACAATGAAAAACATCTGCATATTTATATAATCTACCTATATTTTCTTTTCCCATTTTATTTACAACATATGATTGTCTTTGTTTAGTTTCTCTCGAAACTTTTTCAATCATGGAACATACAAAAAATAAATCATTCATTTCTTTACTCATCATAATAATCACATCCTTTATATACCAAAGTATCTAATGATCTTTCAGTACAAAAGCAAATCTGATGAGTTGGATAATTAAATTTTATCATAATCCAAAATTGCTCACGATTAATAATACCTTGAATGAATTGTGTTATATAATTATAAATTTGATCATCTGCCATGGGTCCTTCTACTATATCATATTTATGTTCTTTACCATTTCTACAATTCACAATAAAATCCAGCCACTCTTCTGTCATATCATTAAATATCTTAATATTTAAATTTTTAGAGTAATTATAATTATATATACTAACTACTCCTTTTCCTGTTCTTAAAGACCATCTTATTGCTTGTTGTTCTTTTATAGTGCAATAAAATCCATATCCAAAATCTTTAGTAAACTTACCTGGTATAATCTTAGGATTTATTACTTCTATATTACTTCCATGATAAAGTATTAAATTCTTTGAATTTATATTCTTTTCATTAAGCATTTTTTTATTCCTCACTACTACTAATAATAGATTCACTATATTTATTATATACCACAAATATTCTATTATAAACAAAATAATCTCATTAAAACTTAGTAACTCGAAAACCTTCGCAAAACAAATATTCCACGAAGGTTCTTTCTATTACTAACTTTATTTATTTTTATATAACTTGTCACTGGAAATTTTTAGACCTCTCGGATGCTACTGAGGGAACTTGTGACTGAAGTTACTACAAGTTTCTAGCTATTTCTTTAATTTGTTCAATGGATAACCCTGTTGCCTGTGAAATTATTTCTTCTGTCATTCCCATTTTTAATAAATTAATTGCTGTTTTTTTTGTTGCTTCTTGTATTCCTTTTTGTATTCCTTTTTGTATTCCTTCTTCTATTTTTTCACGATCTCTTTCTAACAAAGTCATAAATTCCACCTCCACATTCTTATCTTTCTTAACTTCTATTACTTTTTCATGTATGTGTTTTACTAATGTTCCTTTTGTGCTTTCTGCAGTTTTTTCATTTGAATTTTCTACATATCTTAAAAAATCTAATAACTCATCATCTATATCATCAATTAAACCTTTTGTATTTAGGATTATTTTTTGTGTATCATCTTTTAATTTTATGTTTTTATCTTCTAAACATACATTTTCAAAAGTATATTTATGACGGCCTTTATTAAAATAGTCAAATGTACATATAAATATAACATATGATTTTTTTAATTCTTTATAATCCTCACCTTTTTGTATTAAGTCTATATCTATATTTCCTTGATAATATCTCATTCTTTTTCCTAAATTTTTATTATCAGTTCTTTGCATTTCTATGTTGTATATAGTATTTTTTTCATCTTTTACATAAATATCAAGTCTTATCCCCTTGCAATCTAGGAGCAAATCTATTACTTTCTGACTACTTGGCATTTCAATTTTTTCAATTTCTATATCCAGTAATTTTTCTAAAAATTCTTTGCATATTTCATGATCACTCATAACCTTTGCAAAGAGAAAATCATCTTCTAAATTTAATTCCTGTAAAGTTTTAGCTTCATTTTTCATGTATGTGCTCCTTAATTGTTTATGCCAATTTTTTTATTATTATATTTTCATTATATACCAAAATATAATTTTCTAATACATAAAATTATATTTTATAATAAATCTGTGAACATGAAAAACCTTCGCAAAACAAATATTCCACGAAGGTTCTTTCTATTACTAACTTTATTTATTTTTATATAACTTGTCACTGGAAATTTCTGGCCCTCTAGGGTGCTACTGAGGGAACTTGTGACTGAAGTTGCTTAAGGAAAAGCTGTTAATAACTTAGAAGAACAGATATCAGAATTCAAAATATAATAATTATAAAAACTTTCAAAATAAAGACTTCGTAAAATATGAGTTTACGAAGTCTTTATAAATATAAGCTTAATATTTATAAAATTAATTAATCCAATAATTTATCTATTAAAAATGTCCATACTTTTTAAATAATTAATAAAGTCATCTCTTATCTCTGGTTTTCTAAGAGCATATTCAACTGTAGCCTCTAAAAACCCAAGCTTATCTCCAACATCATATCTTTTTCCTTCAAAATTATATGCATACATAGCTTCCTCTTTGATAAGTTCTAGTAATGCATCTGTAAGCTGAATTTCATTCCCCTTTCCTGGCTTTGTATTATCGAGTATATCAAATATTTTTGGTGTAACTATATACCTTCCAAGTATAGCTGTGTTAGATGGCGCTTCATCAACAGATGGCTTTTCCACTAATCCTTTTACTTTACATACCCTGTCTTCAATAAGTATTCCATCAACTATTCCATATTTAGAGACATCTTCCTTATCAACAGTCTGAACCCCTAAAATGCTAGTTTTATACTCATTATAACATTCTATAAGTTGCTTTAAACAAGGCTTTTGATTATTGTATACTATGTCATCTCCAAGTAAAATGGCAAAAGGTTCATTACCTACAAACGCCTTTGCACATCTTATTGCATGACCTAACCCTCTTGGTTCCTTTTGTCTTATATAGTGAATATCAACCATATCTGAAATATCTTGAACTAATTCTAAAAGCTCATTTTTATTGTTCTTTTCAAGTTCCATTTCAAGTTCAACAGATTTGTCAAAGTGATCTTCTATGCATTTTTTATTTCTACCGGTTATAATTAGTATTTCTTCAATACCAGATGCAACTGCTTCTTCAATTATATATTGAATTGTTGGCTTATCAACTATCGGTAGCATTTCTTTAGGCTGAGCTTTTGTTGCTGGTAAAAATCTTGTTCCAAGACCTGCTGCTGGAATTATTGCTTTTCTTATTTTTTTAGTAATCATGTAATTACTCATCCCCTATTCATTAAATATCTATTTTAAATTTATGATAAACAACATATTTATTATTATATTTCCCCTAAAATCATTATATGTTATTTCATATAAATATAAGAACTAAATATTATTTTTAAATATAAGTGCTAATATTTTTATTGTAAATCCATCTATTCCTTTTTTTATAATTTCCATAATAATTCTCCTTACTTTAGCCCACAATAAAAATAGCTCTTGACATATAATTAAATATAATTTAATTATATCAAGCAGCAATTTTTATAAATATCTTAATTTAATTTTTTTAAGCTAATTTCATAACAATTAATTTTTTATAGTGTTATTAAAATCTCAGTTCCACAGCCCAATTTGCTATTAATCTGAATTTCTCCACCATGATTATTAATTATCTCTTTAGATATTGCCATTCCAAGTCCAGATCCTTTATGTACTTCACCAGTATTTGTACCTCTATAATATCTATCAAAGATATGCTTCAAATCTTTTGTATTTATACCATTTCCATTATCTTTTATAGATATATTTATTTTATCTATTTTTTTAATCTCTACTTTTACTTCAACACTTTCATTATTATGCACTACTGCATTAAAAATTAGATTTGTTAAGGCTCTTTTTAAAAGCATAACATCTACTTCTTTTTCAATAACATCTATATTACTATTAAATTCAATATTCCTGTTTTCATATCTGCTATCATTTAAAATATCAATAACTACATTTCTAAGTAATGCTACTAAATTAGTATTTTGTTTATTTAAACTTAAGGCATTATTTTTTAATCTAGTGGATAAATTAAGTTCATCAACCAACTCTCTTATATACTTTGATTTACTATATATAATTTCTGTATACTCTTGCATTTCATCTCTTGTAAACTCATAATCTTTATCACTTATAATTTCAGCATAGCCTTGAATTGATGCTAAAGGAGTTTTTATATCGTGAGTTATGTTGGCAAGCCACTCTTCCCTCATAGACTCCAATTCTTTTCTTTGATTTTCATTTTCTCTTAATGTACTTGAAAGATCATTTATATTTTCAAAAACAGCTTTATA
This genomic interval carries:
- a CDS encoding ATP-binding cassette domain-containing protein; protein product: MKLVQLKNINKYYDGSKKNRFHALKDIDISFERGEFIAIIGESGSGKSTLMNLIGGLDSDYSGDIIVEGNNINTYNQKQLDIYRKDKVGFIFQSFNLIPHLSVLDNVTIPMIISGASKSSRVKSGREILKKVGLEKYEDKKPDKLSGGQKQRVAIARALVNNPHIIIADEPTGSLDSHNTDQILNLINEIVKEGKLVIMVTHSEKVASCADRIVEIKDGVIVKDIRNKQIKEYEADLSYGEKYENGKRLNSNLHIKRKNKNLSVFSAVKLALINMKEKFLRNILISLGASIGIMGVVLMLGFGNGIKTYFNNAMDNYVNPLVIEVNMPEADEEFKDSDNIIDIPKMNSGTAFEEEDFEKLKSIENVDSVEKGYNVIAMGANSVSTDHGGCNIIRLATVSSGILESSLSSGNIPKEGEILINKSVADKLGENIIGQKVKLSILIGETKVKNEFIVSGIYEGAYGDFNSMIKCAFINYSDLEKIYTQNNRELKPNTAYITSSAENYTDGIKLKAEEMGYTGSSQEQMTNLFNEMISITTYVLSGIAAISLVVSSIMILVVLYMSVVERIKEIGILKAVGARKKDIRRIFVSEAFLIGIFSGLAGVGISIVIMKLINRMSLQIFSVDLLLIDTNHIITGICLSVIISIIAGVMPAAKASRLDPVDSLRRE
- a CDS encoding VanZ family protein — translated: MKNKFVLIAICFLCFGFILFNSSQISTVSNTRSREVVNNLIKVVSKTKAGEILLYKVNETELNLIVRKIAHAFEFFLLGIVLCFTFRYFKIDDNNLLIYTLFTVLFVAVIDEFFQIFIQNRTSSVVDVLIDFGGGILANTLFFIFSSARGKHYKKTTHMKRFVMEKNR
- a CDS encoding cadherin-like beta sandwich domain-containing protein, encoding MRKLREGIAATVLALYSLIGIEMLSGSLTCVEAYAKNIEDKPYLKDIYVGLGYDIEFIKDKYEYIVDVDKDVEDIYVKTRPENDNDIIKINGKVITKDDKFKKDLSLEMGKNKVVIEVIKNNDNNEEEYTDNDDFSEDDVQNDKDKYGSAQDKTVYTLYIYRGGADEVYLKNITLDKSNIGYFVNKKNYNIESDENGQLVKLEVETFGDEYSVFVNGNKLDFTNSLSLKFKGIGKYTITLDVVDDETKRKSTYVLNIYRGIPVTPNVSDSINSVLKPNQWVIVNGRWRYNDAVGQPLKNTWFFDMNYDSYFYFNGRGNMKTGWINEGGNTYYLGNDGMMRTGWVEYEGKWYYLDMNGVMRTDWVKNNGEWYYLDQDGSMKTGWIVDKENWYYLNNDGSMETGWILDYKKWYYLSQNGAMKTGWAQYKDDWYYLNNDGSMKSGEWVEYKDKWYYINYSGTMRCGWLYKDDKYYYFNEDGSMRTEPIVLEGYLYNFNEDGSVNFND
- a CDS encoding N-acetylmuramoyl-L-alanine amidase family protein, whose product is MIKRMNKLTALMVAATAVASIVPAVSASAAAKLEVQEGNIDAAVAYGDGKYVYDGYLTDDDESGLYFNNGTKDSFLENDEDYEFGSEKYGTKYTIVENDGEDYLLDLSSGKVLDDESIEDLRNNVELKLRTTLKKADDRYATVNNKIVFENNDEIAQVLGNQFGDVWYSYGVKSADSDKTLYGFANESGKYIDASALANMTVSTTDSAVRVTEFDKEKNDAMVSLAEAPKVIAQDSSYLYAITKVNVTIAGEADGTRTYIQKISKAQGDTKDGAYMPKSVDSYEISSNFYIDKDNDDTAKAEELLLDENNMVRVIKDTIYVTTVSEDGKVYVNTIKLKKEKVTKNDGTKKLDVYVAVKDQDDDEKIEGGANAVSIDAEGNTWAVNKGKIYKFNGTEFVEVYTCDRTIDHLDVYDENNLIAWNKENEVFATVQTKDGNGTDEGDKEETKAGWVTNADGTWSYNKADGTKTTGWLLDGSTWYYFNANGVMQTGWVNVNGTWYYLNPVSNGYKGAMQTGWLNDNGTWYYLQSNGAMKTGWLNDNGTWYYLNSNGSMKTGWLLDTDGNWYYLQSNGAMAKNTTVDGYKLGSNGAWIR